Proteins from a single region of Microaerobacter geothermalis:
- the glmS gene encoding glutamine--fructose-6-phosphate transaminase (isomerizing) produces the protein MCGIVGYIGPKQAPSILVEGLKKLEYRGYDSAGISVLNGSIQVKKAKGRLAVLEEKLMAEPLEGNLGIGHTRWATHGKPSDENAHPHTEQSGNFVVVHNGIIENYLTLKEELIQKGHQFVSETDTEVIAHLLSDLFDGDLISTVRKAVAKMSGAYALGIIYKNEPDKLVAVRLASPLIIGLGKGENFLASDIPAILEHTRDVIILNDGEMAILTQDSVQVTTLTGENLQREPLKVDWDIETAEKGGYDHFMLKEIYEQPKAFRNTMGSRIDSQSGKVVFPELQLTKDEIQQVDRLYIVACGTAYHAGLIGKNIIEQLLRIPVEVEVASEYRYKNPIINERTMVMVISQSGETADTLAALRESQRLGAKVFAITNVVGSSVAREADQVIYTWAGPEIAVASTKAYTSQLIALYLFAIYLAQELGTQDSALLQQLVEELVKLPEKAEQILANTEEIKQFAEGIKEKEHLFFIGRGLDYAVSLEGSLKLKEISYIHSEAYAAGELKHGTLALIEENIPVIALATQESLLDKTVSNITEVKARGAKVLGIAYEDNTEIGKSVDQVITIPRTHPLLSPALSVIPLQLLAYYTSLARGNDVDKPRNLAKSVTVE, from the coding sequence ATGTGCGGTATTGTAGGATATATTGGCCCGAAACAGGCTCCATCCATTTTGGTTGAGGGGCTAAAGAAACTGGAGTACAGAGGGTATGATTCGGCGGGAATCTCTGTATTAAACGGGTCCATTCAAGTGAAAAAAGCAAAGGGACGTTTGGCCGTATTGGAAGAGAAATTGATGGCTGAACCGCTGGAAGGAAATCTGGGAATCGGCCATACCCGATGGGCCACCCACGGCAAACCATCGGATGAGAATGCCCATCCCCATACGGAACAAAGCGGCAATTTTGTCGTGGTTCACAATGGGATTATTGAAAACTATTTAACTTTGAAAGAAGAATTAATTCAGAAGGGACATCAATTTGTTTCCGAAACAGATACGGAAGTGATCGCCCATCTTTTGTCTGATCTTTTTGACGGAGATTTGATCTCTACCGTAAGAAAGGCGGTCGCTAAAATGTCCGGCGCCTATGCCTTGGGAATCATCTACAAGAATGAACCGGATAAATTGGTGGCGGTCCGTTTAGCCAGCCCGCTCATCATTGGCTTGGGAAAAGGGGAAAACTTCCTCGCATCAGACATTCCTGCCATCCTTGAACATACTCGAGATGTGATCATACTTAATGATGGAGAAATGGCCATCTTAACTCAGGATTCTGTTCAAGTCACTACCTTGACGGGAGAGAATTTGCAAAGGGAGCCGTTAAAGGTCGATTGGGATATTGAAACAGCCGAAAAAGGCGGATATGACCACTTTATGTTAAAGGAAATCTATGAACAGCCCAAGGCATTTCGCAATACCATGGGAAGCCGCATTGATTCCCAGTCGGGCAAAGTGGTGTTTCCGGAGCTTCAGCTAACCAAAGACGAGATCCAACAGGTTGACCGCTTGTACATTGTGGCCTGTGGAACGGCCTATCATGCGGGATTAATAGGCAAGAATATTATAGAGCAATTGCTTCGCATTCCAGTAGAGGTGGAAGTGGCTTCCGAGTATAGATACAAGAATCCGATTATCAATGAACGGACTATGGTAATGGTGATCAGCCAGTCCGGTGAAACGGCGGATACTCTGGCTGCCCTTCGTGAAAGCCAGCGTTTGGGGGCGAAGGTATTTGCCATCACCAACGTGGTGGGCAGCTCCGTAGCCAGAGAAGCTGATCAGGTGATTTATACCTGGGCCGGACCGGAAATTGCCGTAGCCTCAACCAAGGCTTATACATCCCAACTGATTGCCTTGTATTTGTTCGCCATTTACCTGGCACAGGAACTGGGGACTCAAGACTCCGCCTTGCTCCAGCAGCTGGTGGAAGAGTTAGTGAAACTGCCGGAGAAAGCCGAGCAAATATTGGCAAACACAGAAGAAATCAAGCAATTTGCCGAAGGAATCAAAGAAAAGGAGCACCTTTTCTTCATTGGGCGCGGTTTGGATTATGCTGTTTCTTTGGAAGGCTCCCTGAAGCTGAAAGAAATCTCCTATATTCACTCAGAAGCCTATGCCGCCGGAGAATTAAAGCACGGGACATTGGCTCTTATTGAGGAAAACATACCGGTCATTGCCCTGGCCACCCAGGAATCCCTATTGGATAAAACCGTAAGCAATATCACAGAAGTAAAGGCCAGAGGAGCCAAGGTATTGGGAATTGCCTACGAAGACAACACGGAAATTGGCAAATCCGTTGATCAGGTAATCACCATTCCCAGAACTCATCCCTTGCTCTCTCCAGCCTTATCCGTCATTCCATTACAACTCCTTGCCTACTACACATCCCTCGCCAGAGGAAATGACGTGGATAAACCACGGAACCTGGCCAAGAGTGTAACAGTGGAGTAG
- a CDS encoding MFS transporter → MKKVIILTIGMFGLGFDAYVVAGLLPEIGATFNINDSHTGQAVSVFTLCYALAAPIFATLLAGKSIRNILVFALGVFSLANGASAIAPNFSLFLISRAMAGMGAGLFSPLVSVAAASLVSEQKRGRALGMTLGGMSMGTVVGVPLGLIIAEQIGWQGTLWLVAINGFIAMVGIIILFPNIPAEAPPSICQRIAMMTNKRVLAIVGITFVTSTASLGLYTYIALILQSLEDVKNITLYLWAWGIGGVVGSFSIGTLIDRTKRPALLMAGILAIMALAMFSLPSTLRYPVLPFLPIFFWGAMGWASQPPQQHALLLSQRDHAETVVALNSSANYLGSAVGSMIGGFALFAGLRPSQLPFAAGCLVLVAFFGQLMLMLTKKKESKTSHIDD, encoded by the coding sequence ATGAAGAAAGTTATAATTCTTACAATAGGCATGTTTGGTCTTGGATTTGATGCCTATGTTGTAGCAGGTTTGTTGCCTGAAATTGGTGCAACATTTAACATAAATGATTCACATACTGGACAAGCAGTCAGCGTTTTTACTCTTTGTTATGCACTAGCAGCTCCGATATTTGCAACATTGCTAGCTGGAAAATCCATTCGCAATATTTTAGTTTTTGCACTTGGTGTATTCTCTTTGGCAAATGGAGCTAGTGCTATAGCCCCTAATTTTTCATTGTTTCTTATTTCACGTGCAATGGCAGGAATGGGAGCTGGGCTTTTTTCTCCCTTGGTCTCTGTTGCTGCAGCATCCCTCGTTTCCGAACAAAAACGTGGACGTGCTCTAGGTATGACACTGGGAGGTATGAGTATGGGGACTGTTGTAGGGGTTCCACTTGGTTTAATAATCGCTGAACAAATAGGATGGCAGGGAACTCTTTGGTTAGTCGCCATAAATGGTTTTATAGCCATGGTTGGGATCATTATTTTATTTCCTAACATCCCAGCTGAAGCCCCGCCATCAATATGTCAACGTATTGCAATGATGACTAATAAACGTGTTTTAGCAATCGTTGGAATCACATTTGTAACTAGCACTGCCAGTTTAGGCCTCTATACGTATATTGCATTAATTTTACAGAGCCTTGAAGATGTTAAAAATATAACCTTATATTTATGGGCATGGGGGATTGGTGGTGTTGTGGGAAGTTTTTCAATCGGGACTCTAATTGATCGAACAAAACGTCCTGCATTGCTCATGGCTGGTATCTTGGCAATAATGGCATTAGCAATGTTTAGTCTACCATCTACACTAAGATATCCTGTGTTACCGTTTCTACCTATTTTCTTTTGGGGAGCAATGGGCTGGGCTTCTCAACCACCACAACAACATGCACTGCTCCTCTCACAACGTGATCACGCTGAAACTGTAGTTGCATTAAACAGCTCTGCAAATTATTTAGGCAGTGCAGTGGGCTCAATGATTGGAGGTTTTGCACTGTTCGCAGGTTTAAGACCTTCTCAACTTCCTTTTGCTGCTGGTTGCCTTGTATTAGTAGCATTTTTCGGACAGTTAATGCTAATGCTAACAAAGAAAAAGGAAAGTAAAACGAGTCATATTGATGACTAA
- a CDS encoding LysR family transcriptional regulator — MNMEWLNSFAAAAKLKSFSKASKAINLSQPALSKHIRNLENDLGVQLFYRTSGGIELTEAGERFYTRIMPVISDLTAIRQELRQYCRNNPIAIGSLPSLATYFLPSKIKELQALNRPYTLMIQNTSRELIQSLQEGRLDVAFVNTFYTDESLWSCELFTESYCAVFPLDNRFRSKKTVELAELCKEPLIVHQAPCDTREHIISQMELLGYKPNIVSEVVFGDFIYGYVMAGMGIAIVPDLVAKNIRHLQLFTLPISNFRRSISIATKSSKLGMQFSMFLSPVDEYITKEGRAI, encoded by the coding sequence ATGAATATGGAATGGTTAAATAGTTTTGCTGCAGCCGCTAAGTTAAAAAGTTTTTCCAAAGCATCAAAAGCCATTAATCTTTCTCAACCAGCATTAAGTAAACATATTCGTAATCTGGAAAATGATCTGGGTGTACAATTGTTTTATAGAACGTCTGGTGGAATCGAACTTACCGAAGCAGGCGAACGCTTCTACACTAGAATAATGCCAGTTATTTCTGATCTAACTGCGATTCGTCAAGAATTACGTCAATATTGCAGAAATAATCCCATAGCGATAGGAAGTCTTCCAAGTCTAGCTACCTACTTCTTGCCTTCAAAAATAAAGGAACTTCAAGCATTAAATCGACCTTATACTTTAATGATTCAAAACACTTCTAGGGAACTCATACAATCATTACAAGAAGGAAGACTTGATGTAGCTTTTGTAAATACATTTTATACAGATGAGTCGTTGTGGAGTTGTGAATTGTTTACGGAATCTTACTGTGCTGTATTTCCTTTAGACAATCGATTTCGATCAAAAAAAACGGTAGAACTTGCTGAACTCTGCAAGGAACCGCTAATTGTTCATCAAGCTCCATGTGATACAAGGGAGCATATTATTTCACAAATGGAGTTGCTTGGATACAAGCCTAACATCGTTAGTGAGGTTGTTTTTGGCGATTTTATATATGGTTATGTAATGGCTGGGATGGGAATAGCTATTGTTCCAGATTTAGTTGCTAAGAATATCAGGCATCTTCAACTCTTTACTTTACCGATTTCGAATTTTAGAAGATCTATTTCAATAGCTACCAAGAGTAGCAAACTCGGAATGCAGTTTTCTATGTTTTTGTCACCAGTTGATGAATATATAACGAAAGAGGGGCGAGCAATATGA